GATGTATTCTGCTGCGTTGATGAATTCATCAATCGTTGCGGCAAGGCCACGCTTCAGCAGGACAGGCTTTTTCACTGCGCCGGCTGCTTTCAGCAACTCGAAGTTCTGCATGTTACGGGCACCGATCTGGATAACATCGATGTATTCAAGTGCATGTTCGATGTCTGCCGGGTTGACGATTTCACTGACTACAGCCAAATCGTATTCATCTGCCACTTTCTTAAGTATCTTCAATCCTTCGATTCCAAGTCCTTGGAAGTCATAAGGTGACGTTCTCGGTTTGAACGCGCCGCCCCGGAGAAGCTTAAGCCCTTTCGCTTTCACGGCTTTTGCCACTTCCGCTACCTGCTCATATGACTCTACGGCACATGGACCGAAGATGAAGTGAGGATTTCCGTCCCCGATGGCATCTCCGTTAATGTTCACAATTGTATCTTCCGGTTTCTTTTTACGGGAGACAAGCAATGCTTTTCGATGATCGTCTTTTTGCAACTCGAGACCTGCTTTGAAGATTTCTTTGAAAATATGTTCAATGGTCGAATGTTCAAACGGACCGTCATTATGTTCTTTAATCAGATCGAGCATTCCTCTTTCTCGAACAGGATCATAGCGGTATACCCCTTGAGTTTCCTTGACACGCCCGATTTCCTGAACCAGCTTAGCACGTTCATTGATGGTGTCTAGTAGTTTTAAGTTCATTTCGTCTACTTGTTTACGTAATTGATCGAGCTCTTGATTACTCACGATACAGCACCCTTTCTTTTTTTCCTGTTCATACGTAAAAACTGTTATAGTTTTAAGAAAGTATGATACATTTTTGATATTGAAACTCATTATAATGGAACATATCTAAAATGTCACGAAAAATTTCTTTATTAATTAAACGCTTTTAAGCACTAAAGTATTTTTTATATTATGAGAATAGGCTAAAGTGGGTGTACATGAATTGAAAAATAATCAAAAAATCTTTGCACTGGACATCGGTACCCGGTCAGTCGTCGGCATCATTTTGGAAGAAATAGACGGAACATTCCAAGTTTCAGATATATTGATAGAAGAACATAAAAAGCGGGCGATGCTCGATGGCCAGATCCATGACGTACCTGCCGTATCCGAGGTGATCTCTTCCATCAAAGAGCAGTTGGAAAGAAGCCACGGCCCCCTTCGCAAAGTGTGCGTGGCAGCGGCAGGAAGGGCCCTTAAAACCGAAACGGCCCTTTCCACGGTCAATATAAAAGGAAAGCCCCTTCTGCAGAAGAATGATATCCTCCATTTAGAATTGAGCGCAGTCCAGCAGGCCCAGGCCCTAGCTGCTGAACAGGAAAGCGATGCGAAGAGCTATCACTATTATTGTGTCGGATATTCCGTCCTTTATTACCGCCTGGACGGGGAAGAAATCGGGAGCCTGATCGATCAGCAGGGGGATGAGGCGAGCGTCGAAATCATCGCCACCTTCCTCCCCCGTGTCGTCGTGGAATCCCTGATCGCCGCCCTGAACCGGTCCCATCTGGAAATGGAAGCACTGACGCTTGAACCGATTGCTGCCATCAATGTACTCATCCCCGAGTCCATGAGACGGCTCAACGTGGCACTCGTCGATATCGGCGCAGGTACGTCCGATATTGCGATCACGAACAGTGGTACGGTCACAGCCTACGGAATGGTACCGACCGCTGGGGATGAAATCACGGAAGCAATCAGCAACGAGCTGCTTCTGGATTTCCCCCTTGCGGAAAAAGCGAAACGGGAGCTGGGGAAAGACAGCGAGATTACCGTCACCGATATCCTTGGATTCGAGACGATCATGCTGTCAACAGAAGTCATTGAGAAAATCACGCCGGCGATCACAAAACTCTCAGGTGAAATTTCAAAAGAAATTCTCCGCTTGAACAACGGTAAGCCTCCACAGGCCGTCATGCTTGTCGGAGGGGGAAGCTTGACGCCTGAACTGCCTGGAGAGCTGGCGACAGCACTCCAGCTTCCAGCTAACCGGGTCGCTGTGAGGGGCGTCGAGGCAATTCAGAACATTAGCATCTCCGACGACGTGACAAAAGGACCGGAGCTTGTGACCCCGATCGGAATTGCGATTGCCGCCAAGCAGGCACCCGTTCAATACGTCACTGCCCACGTCAACGGGCAGCCGGTAAGGTTGTTCGAGGTCAAGGATCTGACCGTCGGCGACTGTATCCTGGCAGCCGGATTAAAGGTAAGCAAGTGGCACGGCATGCCGGGAAGCGGGATATTTGTTTCCGTCAATGGCCAGGACATCACCATCCCTGGGGGACACGGACAGCCGCCGATCGTCGAGAAAAACGGGGTGCCGAGTGATCTCGACGAAGTGATAAAAAATAACGACGTCATCACGGTGATAAAAGGCGTGGACGGTGCTTCCCCAATTGTCACAATCGGGGATTTAGTGGACGATTCCTCTGTCAAAACGATCGAGGTGGATGGCCATCCCCACCAGCTGACGCCGCTTGTTTACCGGAGCGACCGTCCTGCGTCAATAGATGATCCAATCCAGGACCGGGATGCGATCCGGATCAAACTCATCGACACATTAGAAGATGCATTAACACATGCCGGCTTCAGCTCTTGGATTGAAGATACAAAGCCTTTCCGCCTTTCCCTGAACGGCAAGGATACATTCTTTCCGGCATTCGCAGGTAAACTTCTCTTAAACGGAGTGGGAGCGAAACCTTCTTCGAAAATTCAACATGGGGACACTGTGTCATTCCAGAAACCCCATACGCCGAAACTAAGAGACATCCTGTCCAAAAAGCAGCTCGTCCCGAATACGAGCATCAGAATCACATATAATGGCCAGGAAGTCGAATTGACGAAGAACAGCAGCCGGATCCTGCGGAACGGAATCGCCCTTTCCATGGACGACAAAGTCTTTTCCGGTGATAGAATTGAAATGGCTGAACAGTACACGAGTCCCTTCATCTTTCAGGATCTGTTCACTGCCGTGGAAATCACCATGCCCACCCATTCAACAGGCAACTTCGAGCTGTTGAAAAACGGGAACCCGACAACATTCTATGAAGAAATCCAGGAAGGGGATGCCCTGGAAATCTTCTGGCCGCAGCCGGCACGTTGACATACTAAACTTAAAAAGCGAACGGTCCATCCATGGATGACCGTTCGCTTTTTTGGTTTTTATGATCCAACCTGCCCTGGAATGCTGCTGTCACGATTCACAGGGTGGATATGCTTTTCATCTGTTGACGTTGAGCTTGCCTGCGACCCGGCATCACTTGCCCCGCTGGTCACTTCCTCACCGGCTTCACGGACCTTGCCGCTGATGTCCTTTAATTCCTCTGCTGCTTCCTTCGTGGTGGCAATCATCTCAGAGGAATCTTCCTTCACCTGATTCACCTGCTCCATGACGTCCTCATTCACCTTTTCGTAAAGGCTCTGGGCATCGTTGATCGCTTCCTTTAACACGTTAGAGGCTGTCTTCATGCGATCCTGCAGGTCACTCGCCACACCCGACGGATCCTCCTTTACCTTCGCAACCATATCCATCGTAGAATCCTTCATTTCTGCCGTTTTCGACGTCACATTTGATCTGGTCGTCTTATCGAGCATGGCAAGTGCTCCGCCAACCACTGCCCCTACGACCATTCCTTTTAACAGCTTTCCATTCTTTCCTTCATTCATAGAATTCCTTGTTTGCGTTTCATATGCTACTGGCTGTGTCATTCAAATTTCCTCCTACAATTTTTATTCTTATAGAATAACTTCCCGGTAGAGAGGAAAATAAACATCGGGGAGTTAATTACCATTTATTTCAATATCATTTAAACCTTACTATTACCAAAAAAGAGGTAGTTGATTGCAGCGAGAATCAACTGTCCAGAATAAGTGATTTACATAAAATAATGAGTCTAGGAATTACTTTATCACTCATTCATTTTCTTGGATGCAGTAATGAATGGAATATATCCATCCTTTTACTTTGCATCTTTACTGATTGCTTTGACCGTTCCCAAAGAACCAAGTCACCGATCAAGTTCAAATGATAGTAAATAAAAAACAGCCATTCCTATGTTAAAACGACTGTACCTCTTATTCCGTCACAAGGAAAGTTCTTAATGCCTTTCAATGCTTATAACCTCATTGGATGGAGTAAGGTGTCCCTTCCCCCCTATTGAAAAGTCAGACCCTTGGCGTTCCATTTCAACATATTGAACTACTTTATTTCCCTCTAGGAAAACCAATAGGTATATATCATCTCTCATACTGATATTACTTGGGTCTTTAAAGTCAGTACCTAGTTCATCTTCTATGGCTTCTTGTGTACTATAAGGCGTGAAAAGGAATGCTTTATCCCAATCGAAAGTAGTCAATGTTTTTATACCTATCTCACTTTTATTTTTATCCTCTACCATAGAATAAATAGAATTCTCTAAGTCTTTATTATGCTTAACATTACTTGGGCTACATCCTACTAACAAAAACAAAAGAAGAATAAAAAATGCTACTTTCTTCAAGTTAATACTCCTTTCTCTAAAAAAATTTAATAACCTGTGGTTCAATAACCTGCCGTTAGCTGAGTAAGTCTCTTTTTATATAATACCAAATAGTTAAAATTAATCCTTGTTCTAATTAAGCTAACGATCTTTACGAAAAAATCCATAAAAAAAGAACCCTGCCGCAACAGAGTTCTTTCCTTCTTACAATTTTTGCAGAGCACCCTCGGTGATATTCCAATGAGAAGCATTCCAGCCAGGCTTGCCGTCGATGAATAAGAACGCCTGCGGAGATTCATGCTTGATGCCGTATTTTTCGGCAATATGATTCGATAGCTCCCTTGACTCCTGCACGGCCAGGTAAAAGCCTTCTTCCCCTTCATGCTTGTTCAGGAATGATTGATACTCATTGAATGCAGTGGAGCTGACAGGGCATGTCAGGCTGTGCTTCATCAAGAAGAATCGTGGATTGGTTTCAGACAGCTGTTCAAACTGCTGAACGGATTCGATTTTTTGCATGGTCATTCTACTTCCTTTCATTCGGTGAAATGTATAAGCTTGCGAAGAATCGCTGATTTTTTCCAATAAAAAAACGGTGAAGTCATCATATCACTTCACCGCCCTTGGAATCAATTATTATTGATTGTATGTTTTTTCAGTTTCATCAAAAGCTTTTTTCGTATCTTCAAGCTTTTGATTCAAGTCAGCTGTTTCCGCCACTGGCGATGCTTCTTCCTCTGAAACAGCCTGGAGCTCTTCATTCACTTCTTCAAGCTCAGAATTGTTGGAGCGGTATGTTTTAATCTTTCCTACCACATTGTTGGACTGCTCTTGCACCGTTTTCGACAACGCAGAAGATTTCTCCTTCGCAACCGCTGCAAGCTCATTCCCCTTCTCAACTGCCGTATCTTTCCACTGTCCCGTCTTCTCCTTGATCACGACAGCCTGCTCGTTGATATCATTGCGTAAATCCTTGCCTGATTTCGGAGCCAAAAGAAGCGCCGTCGCAGCCCCTACGATTCCACCGATCAATGTCCCGATAATGAAATCCTTTGAATTGATGTTGTTGCTGTCAGTCGCCTGGTTCTGATTTTGATTGTACTGTTGTGTCATGTTTAACATTCCCCTCTCTAATTGTTATAAGATCTTGCTCTTTTAACTAATTTTTCTCGAGATCGAACTTCTTTGGGTGTATGGTTTTGAACAGCTTCATCAGGTACATCAGGTTGTGTTGGCTGTTTTTCCTGTTTTTGTTTCCATTTGTCCTTCAACTCAATAAAGGCATTCCCCCACTGAACCACTTGTGAGATCTTCCCCTGGTTGCGCTCAAGCTCAGTCGAGATTGAAGTGCTCACCTTTTTCACCGAGTTGTTAAGGTTTTGAATGGAATGGCCCACATCTTTTACTGCATAAACAACGGTGTTCAGATCCTCAGACTTCTTCTGGATATCCTCGGCTAATAAGTTTGTTTTATGTAGTAATTCTGTAGATTCCTTCGTTACGCCCTGCAATTGGCTCTCAAGGCCCGTCAATGTTGTTGAAACGCTGTCTAACGTTGTGCCCAGGGACTTCAATGTTTTCATCACACTTAGTACTAGAATAAAAAATGCAACTGCTATCACAGCTACGCTTAGATAAAGAATGATTTCCATATGCCACACCTCCATGTTATAGGAACTCTTTACCCCACAGATAAACAAATAAACATTATAGTAGTATTTCTTCTTTTTAAAACCATATTCCTGCCTGTGAAACAAATTTTTTTATTGTATTATCATTTCTCATGTTGAATCTCTCATCCAACAATATTTTAGGGTACAATAAGATTGATTATATAAAAGGGGGAAATAGACATGAAAGATCCACGCATTGAAAAACTGGCTAAAAATTTAATTCAATATTCCGTACAATTGCAGCCGGGAGAAAAAGTATTGATTGAAAACTTCGGACTTCAGCGTGAGCTAGTGACATCACTCGTCAAGGAAGCGTATGCTGCAGGGGGGTACCCTTTCGTATCCATCAAAGACCACGCCGTTGACCGCGCACTGTTGATGGGAGCACAGGAAGAGCAGTATCACATGATGGCTGGCTTCGAAGCGAACGTCATGGACCAGATGGATGCCTACATCGGTTTGCGTGCAGGTGACAATATCAATGAACAATCCGATGTGCCGGATGAAAACATGAAAATCCACGGCAACACGATTGGCAAAAAAGTACATAGAGAAATCCGCGTACCAAAGAAAAAGTGGGTCGTGCTCCGCTACCCAACTTCATCCATGGCACAGCTTGCCAACATGAGCACAGAAGGCTTCGAAGACTTCTACTTCGACGTCTGCAACCTCGACTACAGCAAAATGGACAAAGCTATGGACAACCTGGTCGAACTCATGAACAACACCGATAAAGTCCGACTTGTCGGAGAAGGGACGGACCTTACATTCTCGATCAAGGACATCCCTGCGGTGAAATGTGCCGGCCGCCTGAACATCCCTGACGGAGAAGTATACAGCGCACCGGTCAAAGATTCGGTCAACGGCGTCATCTCATACAACACGCCCTCCCCTTACAACGGATTCACCTTTGAAAATGTCAAATTGACGTTCAAAGACGGAAAAATCGTTGAAGCGACAGCCAATGACACTGACCGCATCAACAAAATCTTCGACACCGACGAAGGAGCAAGATACATCGGCGAATTCGCCATCGGCGTGAACCCGTTCATCCAGCACCCGATGCAGGACATCCTGTTTGACGAAAAAATCGACGGCAGCTTCCACTTCACACCAGGTGAATGCTACGAAGAAGCCTACAACGGCAACCACTCCAACATCCACTGGGATATGGTGATGATTCAGCGTCCTGAATACGGCGGCGGGGAAATCTACTTCGATGATGTCCTCATCCGTAAAGACGGACGGTTCGTGGTCGAAGCACTAGAAGTGTTGAATCCGGAGAATTTGAAATAAGGAATGAAGTTGGTCACCGTCTCGGTTGAGGCGGTGGCTTTTTTTGGGGGGTGGGAGGTGGTTTGACTGTTGAATTTGGCAGGGATTTTGTCTGTTGAAATGGATGCTATTTTTGACTGTTGAATTTGGCAGGGATTTTGTCTGTTGAAATGGATGCTATTTTTGACTGTTGAATTTGGCAGAGAATTTACCTGTTGAAATGGATGCTTATTTTGACTGTTGAATCTAATCGTTTTTTTAACAGGCAAACCTCTTCTCTATTTTGACAGTCAACATATCCGCTTTATTCAACTGACAAATCCCCCACTACATTTCCCTGTCAAAATCCCCTCAAACTTTAACAGACAAATCCCCGGCAATTTTCTCCTGACAAAATCTCCCCAACATTCAACAGTCAAACACCCAAGAAGCAGCCCCCCAAAAAAACCAACAAAAAAACCGGCTCTCCCAAAAGAACCGGTTTCCAAATATTACTTCTCAGACACCCGCTCCGCCAGCGTATCCTCATACGCCTGCTGGAACTTCTGCACGTCTCCTGCTCCCATGAAGATGAGTACGGCGTCTTCATGATCGAGGAGGGCTGATGTGTCTTGTTCATCTATGATTTCGCATCCTTCGATCTTGCTTTGCAGATCCTGGATGGAAAGTTTTCCGTGGTTTTCCCTTGCTGATCCGAAGATTTCGCACAGGTACACTTTGTCGGCGAGACTCAGTGTTTCCGCAAATTCGGACAGGAATGTCTGTGTTCGCGTGAATGTGTGCGGCTGGAAGACAGCGATGATCTCTTTTTCAGGATATTTCTGTCTTGCCGAATCGACGGTTGCCCTGATTTCAGTCGGATGATGGGCGTAGTCGTCGATCAGGATCTGTGAGCCGGCCACTTTTTCAGAGAAGCGGCGCTTGACGCCCTTGAATGAGCTCAGACGCTCCTGGACGACTGCTGTATCCAGTTCTTCATAGTGACAGATGGCAATGACGGACAGGGCATTCATGATGTTGTGATCGCCGAATGTCGGGATTTTGAATGTGGCATAGAATTCATTGCGCACAAACACATCGAATGAAGTTCCGCTTGGATCACGTGATACGTTGCGGGCCTGGAAGTCATTTTCTTCGGCGAATCCGTAGAATACGACCGGTACCTGCGCCTGGATTTTCTGGAGCTGTTCGTCGTCTCCGCATGCGATGATGCCTTTTTTGACTTGCATCGCCATCTCCTGGAAGGCCGAGAAGACGTCATCCACATTGGCGAAGTAATCAGGATGGTCGAAGTCGATGTTCGTCATGATGGCATAGTCCGGAAAATATGAAAGGAAGTGGCGGCGATATTCGCACGCTTCGAATACAAAGTATTGGGCATCCTTTTCACCTTTTCCCGTTCCGTCACCGATGAGGAAGCTCGTCGGTTTGGCACCGCTGATGACGTGGGCGAGTAATCCTGTTGTCGATGTTTTCCCGTGTGCACCTGTAACGGCGACACTTGTGAACTTCTCCATGAAGTCCCCAAGGAATTTATGATATCTCGTGAGGGGCAGTCCCTGCTCG
The nucleotide sequence above comes from Bacillus sp. KH172YL63. Encoded proteins:
- a CDS encoding bifunctional 3-deoxy-7-phosphoheptulonate synthase/chorismate mutase, which codes for MSNQELDQLRKQVDEMNLKLLDTINERAKLVQEIGRVKETQGVYRYDPVRERGMLDLIKEHNDGPFEHSTIEHIFKEIFKAGLELQKDDHRKALLVSRKKKPEDTIVNINGDAIGDGNPHFIFGPCAVESYEQVAEVAKAVKAKGLKLLRGGAFKPRTSPYDFQGLGIEGLKILKKVADEYDLAVVSEIVNPADIEHALEYIDVIQIGARNMQNFELLKAAGAVKKPVLLKRGLAATIDEFINAAEYIISQGNGDIILCERGIRTYEKATRNTLDISAVPILKQETHLPVFVDVTHSTGRRDLLLPTAKAALAIGADGVMAEVHPDPAVALSDSAQQMDLNQFDHFYQEVLKGRTINV
- a CDS encoding cell division protein FtsA, with the translated sequence MKNNQKIFALDIGTRSVVGIILEEIDGTFQVSDILIEEHKKRAMLDGQIHDVPAVSEVISSIKEQLERSHGPLRKVCVAAAGRALKTETALSTVNIKGKPLLQKNDILHLELSAVQQAQALAAEQESDAKSYHYYCVGYSVLYYRLDGEEIGSLIDQQGDEASVEIIATFLPRVVVESLIAALNRSHLEMEALTLEPIAAINVLIPESMRRLNVALVDIGAGTSDIAITNSGTVTAYGMVPTAGDEITEAISNELLLDFPLAEKAKRELGKDSEITVTDILGFETIMLSTEVIEKITPAITKLSGEISKEILRLNNGKPPQAVMLVGGGSLTPELPGELATALQLPANRVAVRGVEAIQNISISDDVTKGPELVTPIGIAIAAKQAPVQYVTAHVNGQPVRLFEVKDLTVGDCILAAGLKVSKWHGMPGSGIFVSVNGQDITIPGGHGQPPIVEKNGVPSDLDEVIKNNDVITVIKGVDGASPIVTIGDLVDDSSVKTIEVDGHPHQLTPLVYRSDRPASIDDPIQDRDAIRIKLIDTLEDALTHAGFSSWIEDTKPFRLSLNGKDTFFPAFAGKLLLNGVGAKPSSKIQHGDTVSFQKPHTPKLRDILSKKQLVPNTSIRITYNGQEVELTKNSSRILRNGIALSMDDKVFSGDRIEMAEQYTSPFIFQDLFTAVEITMPTHSTGNFELLKNGNPTTFYEEIQEGDALEIFWPQPAR
- a CDS encoding YtxH domain-containing protein; this translates as MTQPVAYETQTRNSMNEGKNGKLLKGMVVGAVVGGALAMLDKTTRSNVTSKTAEMKDSTMDMVAKVKEDPSGVASDLQDRMKTASNVLKEAINDAQSLYEKVNEDVMEQVNQVKEDSSEMIATTKEAAEELKDISGKVREAGEEVTSGASDAGSQASSTSTDEKHIHPVNRDSSIPGQVGS
- the ytxJ gene encoding bacillithiol system redox-active protein YtxJ; this encodes MQKIESVQQFEQLSETNPRFFLMKHSLTCPVSSTAFNEYQSFLNKHEGEEGFYLAVQESRELSNHIAEKYGIKHESPQAFLFIDGKPGWNASHWNITEGALQKL
- a CDS encoding YtxH domain-containing protein, with amino-acid sequence MTQQYNQNQNQATDSNNINSKDFIIGTLIGGIVGAATALLLAPKSGKDLRNDINEQAVVIKEKTGQWKDTAVEKGNELAAVAKEKSSALSKTVQEQSNNVVGKIKTYRSNNSELEEVNEELQAVSEEEASPVAETADLNQKLEDTKKAFDETEKTYNQ
- a CDS encoding DUF948 domain-containing protein, translating into MEIILYLSVAVIAVAFFILVLSVMKTLKSLGTTLDSVSTTLTGLESQLQGVTKESTELLHKTNLLAEDIQKKSEDLNTVVYAVKDVGHSIQNLNNSVKKVSTSISTELERNQGKISQVVQWGNAFIELKDKWKQKQEKQPTQPDVPDEAVQNHTPKEVRSREKLVKRARSYNN
- a CDS encoding aminopeptidase, giving the protein MKDPRIEKLAKNLIQYSVQLQPGEKVLIENFGLQRELVTSLVKEAYAAGGYPFVSIKDHAVDRALLMGAQEEQYHMMAGFEANVMDQMDAYIGLRAGDNINEQSDVPDENMKIHGNTIGKKVHREIRVPKKKWVVLRYPTSSMAQLANMSTEGFEDFYFDVCNLDYSKMDKAMDNLVELMNNTDKVRLVGEGTDLTFSIKDIPAVKCAGRLNIPDGEVYSAPVKDSVNGVISYNTPSPYNGFTFENVKLTFKDGKIVEATANDTDRINKIFDTDEGARYIGEFAIGVNPFIQHPMQDILFDEKIDGSFHFTPGECYEEAYNGNHSNIHWDMVMIQRPEYGGGEIYFDDVLIRKDGRFVVEALEVLNPENLK
- the murC gene encoding UDP-N-acetylmuramate--L-alanine ligase, with protein sequence MTIYHFVGIKGSGMSALAQILHDMGYEVQGSDVEKYFFTQKALDESNINILPFQKENISGDMHVIAGNAFPDTHEEIQAAVEQGLPLTRYHKFLGDFMEKFTSVAVTGAHGKTSTTGLLAHVISGAKPTSFLIGDGTGKGEKDAQYFVFEACEYRRHFLSYFPDYAIMTNIDFDHPDYFANVDDVFSAFQEMAMQVKKGIIACGDDEQLQKIQAQVPVVFYGFAEENDFQARNVSRDPSGTSFDVFVRNEFYATFKIPTFGDHNIMNALSVIAICHYEELDTAVVQERLSSFKGVKRRFSEKVAGSQILIDDYAHHPTEIRATVDSARQKYPEKEIIAVFQPHTFTRTQTFLSEFAETLSLADKVYLCEIFGSARENHGKLSIQDLQSKIEGCEIIDEQDTSALLDHEDAVLIFMGAGDVQKFQQAYEDTLAERVSEK